Proteins found in one Arthrobacter sp. U41 genomic segment:
- a CDS encoding GDSL-type esterase/lipase family protein, with translation MEDRKLRIAAVGDELLAGLGDPRALGWLGRVLARTPQDGLSLECYSLACPQEGTEGLAARWFEEAGRRFNSQHENRLVIGLSGRDVEFGLSTARSRLNLANILDSASQNKIEVFVVGPPPTLDPVHNRRLGELNTAFADVTTRRKHLYVDTFSPLLNHEQWRQDLAGNGGTPGQAGYGLMAWLVLHRGWFQWLRIDAPE, from the coding sequence GTGGAAGATCGAAAGCTGCGGATCGCAGCCGTGGGCGATGAACTGCTGGCCGGCCTGGGTGATCCCCGCGCGCTGGGCTGGCTGGGGCGGGTGCTCGCGCGCACGCCGCAGGACGGGCTGTCCCTGGAATGCTATTCCCTGGCGTGCCCGCAGGAAGGCACGGAAGGCCTGGCAGCCCGCTGGTTCGAAGAAGCCGGGCGCCGCTTCAACAGCCAGCACGAGAACCGCCTGGTGATCGGGCTATCCGGCCGCGATGTCGAGTTTGGACTCTCCACCGCCCGCAGCCGGCTCAACCTCGCCAATATCCTTGACTCCGCCTCGCAAAACAAGATCGAGGTCTTCGTCGTGGGCCCGCCGCCGACCCTGGACCCGGTGCACAACCGCAGGCTCGGTGAGCTCAACACGGCCTTCGCCGACGTCACCACCCGCCGCAAGCACCTCTACGTCGACACGTTCTCGCCGCTGCTGAACCACGAGCAGTGGCGCCAGGACCTGGCGGGCAACGGCGGCACCCCCGGCCAGGCAGGTTACGGACTGATGGCATGGCTCGTGCTGCACCGCGGCTGGTTCCAGTGGCTGCGGATTGACGCCCCGGAGTAA
- a CDS encoding DUF4097 family beta strand repeat-containing protein has product MTENNWTVTGPQTIDVDGVTSLKLGIVRGRFDIVAHDEPVARVEVSEVHGDPLAISLVNGRLEVRHQLHGPQGWFKNLMDTVNNSSSNSVVISIALPAGVDVEAGTVSGDGMVSGSSGDTRLNTVSGSVLADGTSGSLSVKTVSGEVIARNHKGVLTAKSVSGEITASGEFTNIRANTVSGDLSFDLHSFTQDFGANSVSGDVTIRLPHDVGVDIIAKSASGAVVIDDLKYSQPGGTVQTIAGPDTQLMLVRTNSVSGKTAIFHGQPIADPNKGP; this is encoded by the coding sequence ATGACAGAGAACAACTGGACCGTCACCGGTCCGCAGACAATCGACGTCGACGGCGTCACCTCGCTCAAGCTCGGCATCGTCCGGGGACGCTTCGATATTGTCGCGCACGATGAACCCGTCGCCCGGGTCGAAGTCTCCGAGGTCCACGGCGACCCCCTCGCCATCAGCCTGGTCAACGGACGCCTTGAGGTCCGGCACCAGCTGCACGGACCGCAGGGCTGGTTCAAGAACCTCATGGACACCGTCAACAACAGCAGCAGCAATTCCGTTGTTATCAGCATCGCCCTGCCGGCCGGCGTCGACGTCGAGGCGGGAACCGTCAGCGGCGACGGCATGGTTTCCGGGAGCAGCGGTGACACCCGGCTGAACACGGTCTCCGGCTCCGTCCTGGCCGACGGCACGTCGGGGAGCCTGTCGGTCAAGACCGTCAGCGGCGAGGTGATCGCCCGCAACCACAAGGGCGTCCTGACGGCCAAGAGCGTCTCGGGCGAGATCACCGCATCCGGCGAGTTCACCAACATCCGTGCCAACACCGTCAGCGGAGACCTCAGCTTCGACCTGCACAGCTTCACCCAGGACTTCGGCGCCAATTCAGTCTCGGGTGATGTCACCATCCGCCTCCCGCACGACGTCGGCGTGGACATCATCGCCAAGTCCGCGAGCGGCGCCGTCGTCATTGACGACCTGAAATACAGCCAACCCGGCGGCACCGTGCAAACCATTGCCGGACCCGATACCCAACTCATGCTGGTCCGGACCAATTCGGTCTCGGGAAAAACGGCGATCTTCCACGGCCAGCCGATCGCGGACCCCAACAAGGGGCCCTGA
- a CDS encoding PadR family transcriptional regulator, which translates to MPPVFAHGALRLYLLALLEPGPKHGYELIKALSERFGGTYSPSAGTIYPRLGKLEEEGLVATLTEGRRTYYSITPAGLVELNNRRDEVAGVENDISASVRRLADTLRQDIKVNMRGLRADLAATAEAARSSARAAGSTVASLAGQRYSQESDGRLREAEMLVQAFRDDVRVELRRHGGRHPITPVTLETVKTVLDQARISIRNSLD; encoded by the coding sequence ATGCCTCCGGTCTTTGCCCACGGGGCGCTGCGGCTCTACCTGCTCGCGCTGCTGGAGCCAGGTCCGAAGCACGGCTATGAACTCATCAAGGCGCTCAGCGAACGCTTCGGCGGCACCTACTCCCCCAGTGCCGGAACCATCTATCCGCGGCTTGGCAAGCTCGAGGAGGAAGGGCTCGTCGCCACCCTCACCGAGGGCCGCCGGACCTACTACAGCATCACCCCGGCCGGACTCGTGGAGCTGAACAACCGGCGGGACGAAGTCGCCGGTGTGGAAAACGACATCTCCGCGTCAGTCCGGCGCCTCGCGGACACTCTGCGGCAGGACATCAAAGTCAATATGCGCGGGCTGCGGGCGGACCTGGCCGCAACGGCCGAGGCCGCGCGTTCCTCCGCCCGGGCGGCCGGATCAACGGTCGCCTCGCTGGCGGGCCAGCGCTACTCGCAGGAGAGCGATGGCCGGCTGCGGGAGGCGGAGATGCTGGTGCAGGCCTTCCGCGACGACGTCCGCGTGGAGCTGCGCCGCCACGGCGGACGGCATCCGATCACGCCCGTGACGCTGGAGACGGTCAAAACGGTGCTGGACCAGGCCCGGATCTCGATCCGGAATTCACTGGACTGA
- a CDS encoding 50S ribosomal protein bL37: MSKRARKRRDRKRGGANHGKRPNA; this comes from the coding sequence ATGAGCAAACGTGCACGTAAACGTCGTGACCGTAAGCGTGGCGGCGCGAACCACGGCAAGCGCCCCAACGCCTAA
- the rsrA gene encoding mycothiol system anti-sigma-R factor has protein sequence MSDCQGLGDCDDARMQRIYEYLDGALTHDDIAEIKDHLDGCPECFEQYDLECVIRVMVKRSCTEAAPENLKNSILDRIHSNNPVEA, from the coding sequence ATGAGCGACTGCCAGGGACTGGGCGACTGCGACGACGCCCGGATGCAACGTATCTACGAGTATCTGGACGGTGCCCTCACACACGATGACATCGCCGAGATCAAGGACCACCTGGACGGGTGCCCGGAATGCTTTGAGCAGTACGACCTCGAATGTGTCATCCGCGTCATGGTGAAGCGCTCCTGTACCGAGGCCGCCCCGGAGAACCTCAAGAATTCGATCCTGGACCGGATCCACTCCAACAACCCGGTGGAGGCCTGA
- a CDS encoding sigma-70 family RNA polymerase sigma factor: protein MSTLDPAVAAMHEVAGNGATPAKSPATGPAGALSDPAPEPGVARASDATDTVQDAAAQETIVDGQALDVTTETTEERRVRFERDAMQYVDQLYSAAMRMARNPADAEDLVQEAYTKAFSAFHQYKPGTNLKAWLYRILTNTYINLYRKRQREPLQSNSDTIEDWQLARAESHTSSGLRSAEAEALDHLPDSDVKRALQDIPEEFRLAVYFADVEGFAYKEISEIMNTPIGTVMSRLHRGRKMLRDMLADYAAERGFRAGPTTAAESNKQENRK from the coding sequence ATGAGCACCCTGGATCCGGCCGTTGCGGCCATGCATGAGGTAGCCGGAAACGGCGCCACGCCCGCCAAGTCACCTGCTACCGGCCCCGCCGGCGCACTTTCAGACCCTGCCCCGGAACCGGGAGTGGCGCGGGCGTCCGACGCCACGGACACGGTGCAGGATGCCGCCGCCCAGGAGACGATTGTGGACGGGCAGGCGCTGGACGTGACGACTGAAACCACGGAGGAACGCCGGGTACGGTTCGAACGCGACGCCATGCAGTACGTGGACCAGCTGTACTCCGCAGCCATGAGGATGGCCCGGAATCCCGCTGATGCCGAGGACCTGGTCCAGGAGGCGTACACGAAGGCGTTCTCGGCCTTCCACCAGTACAAGCCGGGCACCAACCTGAAAGCCTGGCTCTACCGCATCCTGACGAACACCTACATCAACCTGTACCGCAAGCGGCAGCGCGAGCCGCTGCAGTCGAACTCGGACACCATCGAGGACTGGCAGCTCGCCCGGGCGGAGTCACATACCTCCTCAGGCCTGCGTTCGGCCGAGGCCGAGGCTCTGGACCACCTGCCGGATTCGGACGTGAAGCGGGCCCTGCAGGACATCCCGGAGGAATTCCGGCTGGCGGTGTACTTCGCGGACGTCGAGGGATTCGCGTACAAAGAAATTTCAGAGATCATGAACACCCCGATCGGGACCGTGATGTCACGCCTGCACCGGGGCCGGAAGATGCTCCGGGACATGCTCGCCGACTATGCCGCCGAGCGGGGATTCCGGGCGGGTCCCACCACCGCGGCCGAAAGCAACAAACAGGAGAACAGGAAATGA
- a CDS encoding DoxX family protein → MSFVRFLARPMLASSFVLAGMDKLKNADDTATQLSPLLRRAAESLPFQTNEKVLARVIGGTQVGAGVLFALGKSARLAATILAVISALNGYVEWRSADISSKDGRDARRKQLLKNVSLTGGVLLAAVDTNGRPSLAWRAEHLAADAKKNAGHLAADVRKTTGKQLKKADKAVRKAVDHTVGA, encoded by the coding sequence ATGTCGTTTGTCCGCTTTCTCGCCCGGCCCATGCTCGCATCCAGTTTCGTCCTTGCCGGCATGGACAAGCTAAAGAATGCGGATGACACTGCCACGCAGCTCTCACCCCTGCTGCGGCGCGCGGCTGAATCGCTGCCGTTCCAGACCAACGAGAAGGTCCTGGCCCGCGTTATCGGCGGCACCCAGGTCGGAGCCGGCGTGCTTTTCGCGCTCGGCAAGTCGGCACGCCTCGCCGCTACCATCCTGGCCGTCATCTCGGCGCTCAACGGTTACGTCGAATGGCGCAGCGCGGACATCAGCTCCAAGGACGGCCGTGACGCCCGGCGCAAGCAGCTACTCAAGAACGTCTCCCTGACCGGCGGGGTCCTGCTCGCCGCCGTCGACACAAACGGCCGGCCCAGCCTGGCCTGGCGCGCCGAGCACCTCGCCGCGGACGCCAAGAAGAACGCAGGCCACCTCGCCGCCGATGTCCGGAAGACCACCGGCAAGCAGCTGAAGAAGGCCGACAAGGCTGTGCGCAAGGCCGTAGACCACACCGTCGGAGCCTAA
- the aroA gene encoding 3-phosphoshikimate 1-carboxyvinyltransferase — protein MTGATPAAARPVPADSVPPWRAPFAVRPVDATVTVPGSKSLTNRYLVLAALADGPSRLRAPLHSRDSALMIEALRQLGATITEVPGDGAFGPDLAITPISLDAPEARSAVDCGLAGTVMRFVPPVAALRRGVTLFDGDPHARNRPMGPIIAALTGLGVAVSAPGGGPASSLPFAVEGTGEVRGGHLVIDASASSQFVSALLLAGARFTGGLHLEHVGKPVPSLDHINMTVAVLRGAGVAVDDSRPNHWVVSPGAIRAFDLRIEQDLSNAGPFLAAALATRGTVRIPNWPARTTQVGDLWRGILTTMGATVTLTDGTLTVTGGPEIKGADFDETSELAPTVAALCALASGPSRLGGIAHLRGHETDRLAALVAEINRLGGDAEETSDGLIIRPAPLHGGVVHSYADHRMATAGAILGLAVPGIEVEDIATTAKTMPDFPRLWESMLAQGAGGSAAPADAIPAKKDAAGGTQH, from the coding sequence ATGACAGGCGCCACCCCCGCAGCAGCCCGCCCCGTTCCGGCCGACAGCGTTCCGCCCTGGCGGGCGCCGTTCGCCGTTCGGCCCGTCGACGCAACGGTCACCGTTCCGGGATCGAAGTCCCTGACCAACAGGTACCTGGTGCTGGCCGCCCTCGCCGACGGGCCCTCGCGGTTGCGTGCCCCCCTGCATTCCCGCGATTCGGCCCTGATGATCGAGGCGCTGCGGCAGCTGGGGGCGACTATCACGGAAGTTCCGGGCGACGGCGCCTTCGGCCCTGACCTGGCCATCACGCCCATCAGCCTGGATGCCCCGGAGGCGCGGTCCGCTGTCGATTGCGGGCTGGCCGGGACGGTGATGCGGTTCGTCCCTCCCGTCGCGGCCCTGCGCCGCGGAGTAACACTGTTCGACGGCGATCCGCACGCCCGGAACCGCCCGATGGGTCCCATCATCGCGGCGCTGACCGGGCTGGGCGTCGCCGTCAGCGCACCCGGCGGCGGACCGGCGTCCTCGCTGCCGTTTGCGGTCGAGGGCACGGGCGAAGTCCGGGGCGGCCACCTCGTCATTGACGCCAGTGCTTCCTCGCAGTTTGTCTCGGCGCTGCTCCTGGCCGGAGCCCGATTCACGGGGGGACTGCACCTCGAGCACGTAGGCAAGCCCGTCCCCAGCCTGGACCACATCAACATGACGGTCGCCGTGCTCCGCGGCGCCGGTGTCGCCGTGGACGATTCCCGCCCGAACCACTGGGTCGTCTCCCCCGGGGCCATCCGCGCCTTTGACCTCAGGATCGAACAGGACCTCTCCAACGCCGGGCCGTTCCTCGCAGCGGCGCTGGCCACCCGCGGCACGGTCCGGATCCCCAATTGGCCGGCCAGGACCACCCAGGTCGGCGATCTGTGGCGCGGCATCCTGACCACCATGGGTGCCACCGTCACGCTCACCGACGGCACCCTGACCGTCACCGGCGGCCCGGAGATCAAGGGCGCGGACTTCGACGAGACCAGCGAACTCGCCCCCACGGTCGCCGCCCTCTGCGCCCTCGCCAGCGGCCCCTCGCGGCTGGGCGGCATCGCCCACCTCCGCGGCCACGAAACAGACCGGCTGGCCGCCCTCGTGGCGGAGATCAACCGCCTGGGCGGCGACGCGGAGGAAACCTCCGACGGTCTCATCATCCGGCCCGCGCCACTGCACGGCGGGGTCGTCCACAGCTACGCCGACCACCGTATGGCCACGGCAGGTGCCATCCTGGGCCTGGCCGTCCCCGGCATCGAGGTCGAGGACATTGCGACCACAGCCAAGACGATGCCGGACTTCCCGCGGCTGTGGGAATCCATGCTCGCCCAGGGCGCCGGCGGAAGTGCAGCCCCCGCAGACGCCATCCCCGCAAAGAAGGACGCCGCCGGTGGCACGCAGCACTGA
- the rsgA gene encoding ribosome small subunit-dependent GTPase A, with protein sequence MARSTDSWDESDVRIRPNKKGTRPRTKDRPSYDDAVTGRIITVDRGRYTAVVAEGTPEERKIIAARARELRRNPVVAGDFVSLVGDVTGEPDTLARLVRIQDRKTLLRRSADDTDPIERAVVANADQLVIVVAAANPEPRTGFIDRALVAAYDAGIEPLLLVTKADVKDPAELLANYQHLAFPVIISKTADSAASGIDARSDDGLSARLDKDAVSQLRAYLDGKVTVMLGHSGVGKSTMVNALTGAERATGGVNAVTGRGRHTSSSALALKVNDAPAGSWIIDTPGIRSFGLAHVDPDRILHSFPDLEPGTDACERGCKHDSSAVNCGVDAWVAAGHAGESGPARLSSLRRLLGTDPRMEAQDVKELGTVS encoded by the coding sequence GTGGCACGCAGCACTGACTCCTGGGACGAATCCGACGTCCGGATCCGGCCCAACAAGAAGGGCACCCGGCCCCGCACCAAGGACCGACCTAGCTACGACGACGCCGTGACCGGGCGGATCATCACCGTTGACCGGGGACGCTACACCGCCGTCGTCGCCGAGGGCACGCCCGAGGAGCGCAAAATCATCGCCGCCCGGGCCCGGGAGCTGCGCCGCAACCCCGTCGTGGCCGGCGACTTTGTCTCGCTCGTCGGGGATGTCACCGGCGAGCCCGACACCCTGGCCCGTCTGGTCAGGATCCAGGACCGCAAGACCCTGCTGCGGCGCAGTGCCGATGACACGGACCCGATCGAGCGCGCCGTCGTCGCCAATGCCGACCAGCTGGTGATCGTGGTGGCAGCTGCCAATCCGGAGCCCAGGACCGGGTTCATCGACCGCGCCCTTGTGGCCGCGTACGACGCCGGGATCGAGCCGCTGCTGCTGGTCACCAAGGCCGACGTCAAGGATCCCGCGGAGCTCCTCGCCAATTACCAGCACCTCGCCTTCCCCGTGATCATCTCCAAGACGGCGGACTCCGCAGCCTCCGGCATCGATGCCCGCTCGGACGACGGGTTGTCCGCCCGGCTGGACAAGGACGCCGTCTCCCAGCTGCGCGCCTACCTGGACGGGAAGGTCACCGTCATGCTGGGCCATTCCGGCGTCGGCAAGTCCACCATGGTCAATGCGCTGACCGGCGCCGAGCGCGCCACCGGCGGTGTCAACGCCGTCACAGGGCGCGGACGCCACACGTCATCCTCGGCGCTAGCCCTGAAGGTCAACGACGCCCCCGCAGGCAGCTGGATCATCGACACCCCCGGCATCCGCTCCTTCGGCCTGGCCCACGTGGACCCCGACCGGATCCTGCACTCCTTCCCGGACCTTGAACCCGGAACCGACGCCTGCGAGCGGGGCTGCAAGCACGACTCCAGCGCCGTCAACTGCGGCGTGGACGCCTGGGTGGCCGCCGGCCACGCGGGCGAATCCGGCCCGGCCCGGCTCAGCTCGCTGCGCCGCCTGTTGGGGACGGACCCGCGGATGGAAGCACAGGACGTCAAGGAGCTGGGCACCGTCTCCTGA
- the hisN gene encoding histidinol-phosphatase yields the protein MSQPASSYNDDLRLAHVLADSVDSQTMSRFKALDLRVETKPDLTPVTDADKSVEEAIRGQLSRSRPRDAVLGEEFGSSGHGSRRWIIDPIDGTKNFVRGVPVWATLIALVDEGEPVVGVVSAPALGKRWWAAKGAGAYMGRSLAAATRLKVSNVSKLADASLSYSSLGGWKQRGNLDEFLGLTEEVWRTRAYGDFWSYCLVAEGAVDIACEPELNLYDMAALVPIVTEAGGRFTSLEGEDGPFGGNALATNSILHSEVLKRLNPGLDDLL from the coding sequence ATGAGTCAACCCGCTTCGAGCTACAACGATGACCTGCGCCTTGCCCATGTACTGGCAGATTCCGTAGATTCCCAGACCATGAGCCGCTTCAAGGCACTCGACCTTCGGGTCGAGACGAAGCCGGACCTGACGCCGGTGACGGACGCCGACAAGTCCGTCGAGGAAGCCATCCGCGGCCAGCTGTCCCGCTCCCGGCCGCGCGACGCCGTCCTGGGCGAGGAGTTCGGCAGTTCCGGCCACGGCTCCCGCCGCTGGATCATCGACCCGATCGACGGGACCAAGAACTTCGTCCGCGGCGTCCCCGTCTGGGCCACGCTGATCGCCCTCGTCGACGAGGGCGAGCCGGTCGTCGGCGTCGTGAGCGCCCCGGCACTGGGGAAACGCTGGTGGGCTGCCAAGGGCGCCGGCGCCTACATGGGTCGGTCGCTGGCCGCCGCCACCCGGCTGAAGGTCTCCAACGTCTCCAAGCTCGCGGACGCCTCGCTGTCCTACTCCAGTCTGGGCGGCTGGAAGCAGCGCGGCAACCTCGATGAGTTCCTGGGCCTGACCGAGGAAGTCTGGCGCACCCGCGCCTACGGCGACTTCTGGTCCTACTGCCTCGTGGCCGAAGGCGCCGTCGACATCGCCTGCGAGCCTGAACTGAACCTCTACGATATGGCCGCCCTGGTTCCGATCGTCACGGAGGCCGGCGGACGCTTCACCTCCCTCGAAGGAGAGGACGGCCCCTTCGGCGGCAACGCCCTCGCCACCAACTCCATCCTGCACTCGGAGGTCCTCAAACGCCTCAACCCGGGGCTGGACGACCTGCTCTAG
- a CDS encoding aminotransferase class V-fold PLP-dependent enzyme, which yields MTTATFPATAELPSGAGQTLHEARFAVARRPLAAVTGAEIQAPLIQGGSVRYANLDYGASAPALSVVSAYLNEILPYYASVHRGAGYASQISTSVYENARSIVRDFVGGRPDDSVIFTRNTTDSLNLLAGCLPVADGSHTGEVLYLDIEHHANLLPWQSVPHRSVIAAPTLAATLELLRGELAYGGVSLLAVTGASNVTGEILPIRALAALAHEFGARIVVDAAQLAPHRRINIAADGIDYLAFSGHKLYAPFGAGVLVGRPDWLDAGTPHLAGGGAVQDARIDTVSWTTGPARHEGGSPNVLGAAALARATQVIADLDAEQWHAHENAIRSFLVEGLARIDGVRVHQIFSDSASFDAPAGTGPGTGTIGVVNFSLEGYDAGLVAAYLSAEHGIGLRDGRFCAHPLLRRLGLPSGSLRASFGLGSRLEDAERLLAGIQDLRRTGLGWDYVVDAGRWVPSNDTRSYPHWAPNTPGTAGAAPCTLD from the coding sequence ATGACGACTGCCACTTTTCCTGCCACTGCCGAACTGCCGTCCGGCGCCGGCCAGACCCTCCACGAGGCGAGGTTCGCCGTCGCCCGCCGGCCCCTGGCCGCGGTGACCGGCGCCGAGATCCAGGCCCCCCTCATTCAGGGCGGCAGCGTCCGCTACGCCAACCTGGATTACGGCGCCTCGGCCCCTGCCCTGTCCGTGGTTTCGGCGTACCTCAACGAGATCCTGCCGTACTACGCCAGTGTCCACCGCGGCGCCGGTTATGCCTCCCAGATCAGCACCTCGGTCTACGAGAACGCCCGCAGCATTGTCCGGGATTTCGTCGGCGGCCGCCCGGACGATTCGGTGATTTTCACCCGGAACACCACCGATTCCCTGAACCTGCTGGCGGGCTGCCTGCCGGTCGCCGACGGGTCCCACACCGGCGAGGTGCTCTATCTCGACATCGAACACCATGCCAACCTCCTGCCGTGGCAGAGCGTGCCGCACCGCAGCGTCATCGCCGCTCCCACCCTGGCCGCGACGCTGGAACTGCTCCGCGGGGAACTCGCTTACGGCGGCGTCAGCCTGCTCGCCGTGACCGGCGCCTCCAACGTCACCGGAGAGATCCTGCCGATCCGGGCCCTGGCCGCCCTGGCCCACGAATTCGGCGCCCGGATCGTCGTCGACGCCGCGCAACTGGCGCCGCATCGGCGGATCAATATCGCGGCGGACGGCATCGACTATCTCGCCTTTTCCGGGCACAAGCTCTACGCACCGTTCGGCGCCGGAGTGCTTGTCGGCCGTCCCGACTGGCTCGACGCCGGCACACCGCACCTGGCCGGCGGCGGAGCCGTCCAGGATGCCCGGATCGACACGGTCAGCTGGACCACCGGTCCTGCCCGGCACGAGGGCGGTTCCCCCAATGTCCTTGGCGCCGCCGCCCTGGCCCGCGCCACCCAGGTGATTGCCGACCTTGACGCGGAACAGTGGCACGCGCACGAAAACGCCATCCGGTCCTTCCTCGTCGAGGGCCTGGCCCGGATCGACGGCGTCAGGGTGCACCAGATCTTCTCGGATAGTGCTTCCTTCGATGCGCCCGCAGGCACCGGGCCGGGCACCGGCACAATCGGCGTCGTCAACTTCTCGCTGGAGGGCTACGACGCGGGCCTGGTGGCGGCCTACCTGTCGGCCGAACACGGCATCGGTCTGCGCGACGGCCGCTTCTGCGCGCACCCCCTGCTCCGGCGGCTCGGGCTGCCCTCCGGATCGCTGCGGGCCAGCTTCGGCCTGGGTTCCCGGCTGGAGGACGCCGAGCGGCTGCTCGCCGGAATCCAGGACCTGCGCCGGACCGGCCTCGGCTGGGACTATGTGGTGGACGCCGGACGCTGGGTGCCGTCCAACGACACCCGCAGCTACCCGCACTGGGCTCCCAACACACCCGGCACCGCCGGCGCCGCGCCCTGCACGCTGGACTGA
- a CDS encoding class I SAM-dependent methyltransferase, with translation MARGGPKLHQERRQKLGQSFRDGGEHYERVRPGYPADSADWLIPAGAKDAADVGAGTGKFTALLVARGLHTVAVDPSADMLEQLRRTLPGVTAVEGTAEDTGLPAEAFDLVTVAQAWHWCDPLLASTEIARILRPHGVLGLIWNQLDTSVPWVHRLSRIMHAGDVHKPHFKPPLGPEFTGLESHLTRWEDPVRTAEIMELTKSRSYYLAAGEATRAKVLGNLDWYLHEHLGHRPGEVLPLPYLTQSWRAVRA, from the coding sequence GTGGCACGCGGCGGACCCAAACTGCACCAGGAGCGGCGCCAGAAGCTGGGGCAGAGCTTCCGGGACGGCGGGGAACACTACGAACGCGTCCGCCCGGGCTACCCCGCTGACTCGGCCGACTGGCTGATTCCCGCCGGCGCGAAGGACGCCGCGGACGTCGGCGCCGGAACCGGGAAGTTCACGGCGCTGCTGGTGGCACGCGGCCTGCACACGGTGGCCGTGGACCCTTCCGCCGACATGCTGGAACAGCTGCGCAGGACACTGCCGGGCGTCACCGCCGTCGAGGGTACCGCCGAGGACACCGGGCTGCCCGCCGAAGCTTTCGACCTCGTGACCGTCGCGCAGGCTTGGCACTGGTGCGATCCCCTCCTGGCCAGCACGGAGATCGCCCGGATCCTCCGCCCCCACGGCGTGCTGGGGCTGATCTGGAATCAGCTGGACACGTCCGTTCCCTGGGTGCACCGGCTCTCGCGGATCATGCATGCCGGCGATGTCCACAAGCCGCACTTCAAACCGCCGCTGGGTCCGGAATTCACCGGGCTGGAGAGCCATCTCACCCGCTGGGAGGATCCGGTGCGCACTGCGGAGATCATGGAGCTGACGAAGTCCCGCAGCTACTATCTGGCGGCCGGCGAGGCGACCCGGGCCAAGGTGCTGGGCAACCTCGACTGGTACCTGCACGAACATCTGGGCCACCGCCCCGGCGAGGTCCTCCCGCTCCCCTACCTGACGCAGAGCTGGCGGGCAGTCCGCGCCTGA
- a CDS encoding metal-dependent transcriptional regulator gives MKTSPPSSSIEDYVKVIYSFTEWQDKPITSTQLAQRLGVANSSVSEMVRKLKDQGLVDHQPYSAIRLTADGVRLALSMVRRHRLIETFLVRELGYRWDEVHDEAELLEHAVSDTFIERMAAKLGNPVRDPHGDPIPAADGSVLMPAAHRMSELDDGHTGRITRISDENPELLRYLSAEDIGLDADVEVLGRKPFGGALVVRIGSGGTRQEFDLAEEVASALWVHSDTAHPGCSLKRP, from the coding sequence GTGAAGACCAGTCCGCCCTCCTCCTCGATCGAGGATTACGTCAAGGTCATCTACTCCTTCACGGAGTGGCAGGACAAGCCCATCACCTCCACCCAGCTGGCCCAGCGCCTCGGCGTGGCCAACTCCTCGGTCTCCGAGATGGTCCGCAAGCTCAAGGACCAGGGACTCGTGGACCACCAGCCCTACAGCGCCATCAGGCTCACGGCCGACGGCGTCCGGCTGGCGTTGTCCATGGTCCGGCGGCACCGGCTCATTGAGACTTTCCTCGTCCGGGAACTCGGCTACCGCTGGGACGAGGTCCACGACGAGGCCGAACTTCTGGAACACGCCGTCTCGGACACTTTCATCGAACGCATGGCGGCCAAGCTCGGGAACCCGGTGCGGGACCCGCACGGTGATCCGATCCCGGCAGCGGACGGCTCCGTGCTGATGCCCGCCGCCCACCGGATGAGTGAGCTCGATGACGGGCACACCGGCCGCATCACCCGGATCAGCGACGAGAACCCCGAACTGCTGCGCTATCTTTCCGCCGAGGACATCGGGCTGGACGCGGACGTCGAGGTGCTGGGCCGGAAGCCTTTCGGCGGCGCCCTGGTCGTGCGGATCGGCTCCGGCGGCACCCGGCAGGAGTTCGACCTCGCCGAGGAAGTCGCGTCCGCCCTCTGGGTCCACAGCGACACTGCCCATCCCGGCTGCAGCCTCAAGCGGCCCTGA